Proteins found in one Desulfatiglans sp. genomic segment:
- a CDS encoding nucleotidyltransferase, whose amino-acid sequence MLTGNYWGKNEILKILKAYKDEFAEQYSIKEIGVFGSVARNENGDDSDIDVVVHIQKPDLFILSGIKQDLEERFKKPVDVITYRENMNQFLKKRIDQESVYA is encoded by the coding sequence ATCTTAACCGGAAATTACTGGGGTAAAAATGAGATACTAAAAATTCTTAAGGCTTACAAAGATGAATTTGCTGAACAGTACAGTATCAAAGAGATTGGTGTTTTCGGTTCTGTAGCACGAAATGAAAATGGTGATGACAGCGACATAGATGTGGTTGTGCATATCCAGAAACCTGATCTATTTATACTGTCTGGTATCAAGCAGGATCTTGAGGAAAGATTTAAAAAGCCAGTTGATGTAATTACCTATAGGGAAAATATGAATCAATTCTTAAAAAAAAGAATAGACCAGGAGTCTGTATATGCCTGA
- a CDS encoding DUF86 domain-containing protein translates to MPDKELILEILSRIEESSEKIVTRFMNIHNVSDFTDSPAGVDKMDSIAMMLIVVGESLKNLDKVTDGTLLSNYPEVDWKRAKGMRDILTHHYAGMDCTGLINATFYGEDVTNPRISTATWPGNVSGWYKVGEGLNVAKDKDLLLWTTVSGDKRNHMAFYAGENKLFHSSTSYGVAHTNNLELYWIKQGKPDVYREVGY, encoded by the coding sequence ATGCCTGATAAAGAATTGATTCTTGAAATACTGAGTCGAATAGAAGAATCATCAGAAAAAATTGTTACGCGTTTTATGAATATTCACAATGTGTCAGATTTCACAGACAGCCCTGCCGGTGTTGATAAAATGGACTCTATTGCCATGATGTTGATAGTTGTTGGTGAATCTTTAAAAAATCTTGATAAAGTAACCGATGGCACTCTACTCTCCAACTACCCTGAAGTTGACTGGAAAAGGGCAAAAGGAATGCGAGATATTCTTACCCATCACTACGCAGGTATGGATTGCACAGGATTAATTAATGCTACCTTTTATGGCGAAGATGTAACAAACCCCAGAATTAGTACCGCTACCTGGCCAGGGAATGTTAGCGGATGGTATAAAGTCGGTGAAGGATTAAATGTTGCAAAAGATAAAGATCTTCTTCTTTGGACCACAGTATCTGGAGATAAAAGAAATCATATGGCATTTTATGCTGGAGAAAATAAGTTATTCCATTCTTCAACAAGTTATGGTGTTGCCCATACTAATAATCTTGAGTTATATTGGATAAAACAAGGTAAGCCTGATGTGTATAGAGAGGTGGGTTATTAA
- a CDS encoding DEAD/DEAH box helicase, with the protein MENLFHPLIVKWFREFVGTPTDIQKKAWPEIASGRHVLITAPTGSGKTLTSFLWAINKLVTGKWERGTTRVLYVSPLKALNNDIRRNLIRPLEGLKSLFLSENSRFPSISVMTRSGDTSESDRRQMVRNPPEIMITTPESLNIILSSKSGIRMLSGIKSVILDEIHSVVGDKRGVHLITAIERIVRLAGEFQRISLSATVRPLEKVTEFVGGYEIMGDAHEPLYTPRRVSIIRSDDKKEYRVRISFPAEAVNRGQDAPVWSFLADKCREVIAKNRSTLVFTNSRRIAEKLTYMINDGADSNIAYAHHGSLSREIRTEVEQKLKDGNLSAIVATSSLEMGIDIGDLDEVILIQSPPTISSAIQRIGRAGHRVGDASRCTIFPTHDHDFLDGAVLAKAVISHDIEAVEPVKCPLDVLSQVIISMTGIETWTIDDLFMWVRSSYPYRHLSRTQFDLVLEMLAGKYSDMRLRDLNPRISIDRIDNTVTAKKGALLAIYMSGGTIPDRGYYKLRHHETGALIGELDEEYVWEARVGQLVTFGTGNWRINRITHNDVFVTPSGAQIMDTPFWRSNELNRDFYFSEKISSFLEMADERLDDSDFGRFLKEHHFMDETSSALLTDFLKRQKEYTNAALPHRHHIIFEQVQTGPAGVPGNQLVIHTMWGGRLNRPYAMAINAAWMEKHGEYLEIYPGNDSIVFQLNTGIDPDELINLVTASNMDTYLKMQLEKSGCFGARFRECAGRALLITRNKISERMPLWMTRLRSKKLLEKVIGYEDFPILIETWRTCLNDEFDLDNLRLVLGEIASGVIKWSHVKTLRPSPFAANINWNQVNQYMYENDQPASNRSLIKGDLLQDILFNEEQRPAVNEEVVKEFELKRKRLATGYSPQEPPELLDWVKERLFIPVSEWEELISAIERNTNGRSEDVIEPVSKKLIHMSLPLTGKGLIAPLESYKHISKTLTPLTGNLQARLLNGEEINVDHKHDHKVNDNRSADEILINMILEWFRFYGPVTKEWISHTLGISINDLEPVLDSLIESNDVITGRLIKGSPEVYFCDTENYEIMLRINRARSVPVIEPLDAAFLPLFLAGYQGLSVKAEDEEALFTRLEQLLCLPLPAGIWETDILPARMHAYKCAYLDRIVSESDLVWKGFEKEKTAFCFESELDLLGKPKAKRDREKDRGLFPDTKARYGFFDLMEITGANSAELTDRLWKGVWSGIISNDGYSAVRRGIENNFSAPEITASQENSRRGRGTSRRSGFNRWKGTHTYTGNWFRLPDIEQDTDLVGEQEIKKERVRLLLDRYGVIFREILFREVPEFSWKALFRSLYIMELSGEIMSGLFFKGVTGPQFISRKAFQMLSTLAEDKSIYSVNAFDPASVCGMQIDALKGATPRRLPGNSICYRGTEPVVIVENNGKVLTIMIPPDDPDIELSLAPIKNLLEREFSPLKNIAVETVNGEPATKSPYVDVFKRLFEVQVDYKNLILYKRRK; encoded by the coding sequence ATGGAAAATCTGTTCCACCCACTTATTGTAAAATGGTTCAGGGAATTTGTCGGGACGCCTACCGACATACAGAAAAAGGCATGGCCTGAGATAGCATCGGGCCGGCATGTACTTATTACTGCACCTACCGGAAGCGGTAAGACCTTGACTTCCTTTTTATGGGCAATCAACAAACTTGTGACCGGCAAGTGGGAGAGGGGCACAACACGTGTGCTCTATGTATCACCCCTCAAGGCCCTCAATAATGATATAAGAAGAAACCTGATAAGGCCCCTTGAAGGACTAAAGTCCCTGTTTTTGTCTGAAAATAGCAGGTTTCCATCAATTTCTGTCATGACAAGGAGCGGTGACACAAGCGAATCTGACCGCAGGCAGATGGTTCGGAACCCGCCCGAGATCATGATTACTACACCTGAAAGCCTGAATATTATCCTGAGTTCAAAGAGCGGCATAAGGATGCTCTCAGGCATAAAGAGCGTTATACTTGATGAAATACACTCTGTTGTCGGCGATAAACGAGGGGTTCACCTGATTACCGCTATAGAGAGGATCGTAAGGCTTGCCGGTGAATTCCAGAGGATATCTTTATCAGCTACTGTGAGGCCGCTTGAAAAGGTGACTGAGTTTGTGGGTGGTTATGAAATAATGGGTGATGCCCATGAACCTCTCTATACCCCCCGCAGGGTTTCCATAATAAGGTCTGATGATAAAAAGGAGTACAGGGTAAGGATATCCTTTCCAGCGGAGGCTGTAAACAGGGGTCAGGATGCGCCTGTCTGGTCATTTCTTGCTGACAAATGCAGGGAGGTTATCGCAAAAAACAGGTCCACTCTTGTTTTTACAAACAGCCGCCGTATAGCAGAAAAGCTTACCTACATGATTAATGATGGGGCAGACTCCAATATCGCCTATGCCCATCACGGCTCCCTCTCCCGTGAGATCCGGACTGAGGTGGAGCAGAAGCTCAAGGATGGGAATTTAAGCGCCATAGTGGCGACAAGCTCCCTTGAAATGGGGATAGATATAGGCGACCTTGATGAGGTGATACTTATCCAGTCTCCCCCCACAATCTCATCCGCCATACAGAGGATAGGCAGGGCTGGTCACAGGGTAGGTGATGCGAGCCGGTGCACTATCTTCCCTACCCATGATCATGATTTTCTTGATGGGGCTGTGCTTGCAAAAGCGGTTATCTCACATGATATTGAGGCTGTTGAACCGGTTAAGTGCCCCCTTGATGTGCTTTCACAGGTGATCATCTCCATGACCGGTATTGAAACATGGACAATAGATGATCTTTTTATGTGGGTGAGGAGCAGTTACCCCTACAGGCATTTATCAAGGACACAGTTTGATCTTGTGCTTGAGATGCTGGCAGGCAAGTACAGTGATATGAGATTACGAGACCTGAACCCGCGTATATCCATAGACAGGATAGACAACACGGTAACCGCTAAAAAAGGGGCGCTCCTTGCCATATATATGTCAGGGGGGACCATACCTGACCGCGGTTACTATAAACTCAGGCATCATGAAACAGGTGCGCTTATTGGTGAGCTGGATGAGGAGTATGTGTGGGAGGCAAGGGTAGGGCAGCTTGTAACCTTTGGGACAGGCAACTGGAGGATAAACAGGATCACCCATAATGATGTATTTGTTACCCCATCAGGCGCGCAGATAATGGATACGCCATTCTGGCGCAGTAATGAACTCAATCGCGATTTCTATTTCTCCGAAAAGATATCATCATTCCTTGAGATGGCAGATGAACGCCTTGATGACTCTGATTTTGGCCGGTTTTTAAAGGAACATCATTTTATGGATGAAACATCATCGGCGCTCCTTACAGATTTTCTCAAGAGGCAGAAGGAATATACGAATGCCGCCCTTCCACACAGGCATCATATCATCTTTGAACAGGTGCAAACAGGCCCTGCAGGGGTGCCCGGAAACCAGCTTGTTATTCATACCATGTGGGGAGGAAGGCTGAACCGCCCCTACGCAATGGCAATAAACGCTGCATGGATGGAAAAACACGGGGAATATCTTGAGATTTATCCGGGCAATGATTCTATTGTGTTTCAGCTCAATACCGGTATTGATCCTGATGAACTAATCAACCTGGTGACCGCCTCAAATATGGATACATACCTGAAAATGCAGCTTGAAAAATCAGGATGTTTTGGGGCAAGGTTCAGGGAGTGCGCCGGGCGGGCACTTTTAATAACGAGAAACAAAATAAGCGAGAGGATGCCCCTGTGGATGACAAGGCTCCGATCAAAAAAGCTCCTTGAAAAGGTGATAGGGTATGAAGACTTCCCCATCCTCATAGAGACATGGCGCACATGCCTTAATGATGAGTTTGATCTTGATAACCTGAGGCTTGTGCTGGGTGAGATAGCATCAGGGGTTATAAAATGGTCTCACGTAAAGACATTACGGCCAAGCCCCTTTGCTGCCAATATCAACTGGAATCAGGTCAACCAGTATATGTATGAAAATGACCAACCCGCCTCAAACAGGTCTCTTATCAAAGGTGACCTTTTACAGGATATACTGTTCAACGAGGAACAGCGACCTGCTGTAAATGAGGAGGTTGTTAAAGAATTTGAACTGAAGCGAAAGCGTCTCGCTACAGGTTATTCACCGCAGGAGCCCCCTGAACTCCTGGACTGGGTAAAAGAACGGCTGTTTATACCTGTTTCAGAATGGGAGGAGCTTATATCTGCCATTGAAAGGAACACGAATGGCAGGTCAGAGGATGTTATCGAACCTGTATCAAAAAAGCTTATTCATATGTCTCTCCCATTAACCGGTAAAGGTCTTATTGCGCCTCTTGAGAGCTATAAGCATATCAGTAAAACACTCACCCCTTTGACCGGCAATCTTCAGGCGAGGCTGCTTAATGGTGAAGAAATCAATGTTGATCATAAGCACGATCATAAAGTAAACGATAACAGGTCAGCCGATGAGATTTTAATCAATATGATTTTAGAATGGTTCAGGTTCTATGGCCCTGTTACAAAAGAGTGGATTTCTCACACCCTTGGCATCAGCATTAATGACCTTGAACCTGTGCTTGACAGTCTTATTGAATCAAATGATGTTATTACCGGCAGGTTAATAAAGGGAAGCCCGGAGGTCTATTTTTGTGACACGGAAAATTACGAGATCATGCTCCGTATTAACAGGGCAAGGTCAGTGCCTGTTATTGAACCGCTTGATGCTGCCTTTCTGCCTCTTTTTCTTGCAGGGTATCAGGGCTTAAGTGTAAAGGCAGAGGATGAAGAGGCCCTTTTCACGCGTCTGGAACAGTTACTCTGCCTGCCGCTTCCCGCGGGGATTTGGGAGACTGATATACTTCCGGCAAGGATGCATGCCTACAAATGCGCTTACCTTGACAGGATCGTTAGTGAAAGCGATCTTGTCTGGAAAGGTTTTGAAAAAGAAAAGACAGCCTTCTGCTTTGAGTCTGAGCTTGATCTCCTTGGTAAGCCGAAGGCAAAGAGAGACAGAGAAAAGGATAGAGGGCTTTTCCCTGATACAAAGGCGAGGTACGGTTTTTTTGACCTCATGGAGATTACCGGCGCTAACTCTGCTGAACTTACAGATAGATTATGGAAAGGCGTGTGGAGCGGTATTATATCAAACGATGGATACAGCGCAGTAAGAAGGGGGATTGAAAACAATTTCAGTGCCCCTGAGATTACAGCCAGCCAGGAGAATAGTAGAAGGGGTAGAGGTACATCAAGGAGGTCAGGTTTCAACAGGTGGAAAGGTACTCACACATATACTGGCAACTGGTTTAGACTCCCTGACATTGAACAGGATACAGACCTGGTAGGAGAGCAGGAGATAAAAAAGGAGAGGGTAAGGCTGCTATTAGACAGGTACGGGGTTATCTTCAGGGAGATACTGTTCAGGGAGGTGCCTGAATTCAGCTGGAAGGCCCTGTTCAGGAGCCTCTATATCATGGAGTTATCCGGTGAAATCATGTCAGGACTTTTTTTCAAGGGTGTTACAGGGCCGCAGTTTATCTCACGTAAGGCATTTCAGATGCTCTCTACCCTTGCAGAGGATAAGAGCATTTACTCGGTAAATGCCTTTGACCCTGCATCTGTGTGCGGCATGCAGATAGATGCATTAAAAGGAGCAACTCCAAGACGGTTACCGGGTAACAGTATTTGCTACAGGGGAACAGAGCCTGTGGTTATTGTTGAAAACAATGGAAAGGTTTTAACAATAATGATTCCCCCTGATGACCCTGATATTGAGCTATCTCTTGCACCCATTAAGAACCTTCTCGAAAGGGAGTTCAGTCCGTTGAAAAATATAGCAGTTGAGACAGTCAATGGAGAACCGGCAACGAAAAGCCCGTATGTGGATGTGTTCAAAAGGTTGTTTGAGGTACAGGTTGATTATAAAAACTTAATCCTTTACAAGAGGAGAAAGTAA
- a CDS encoding (Fe-S)-binding protein, which translates to MAITDYSLKEVVQADACTNCMLCAEVCPAVSATSDGNLSGIYRLHTLNRLFRARAGFLKRFYRGDLNKEFLKAFSDTVYRCTLCGRCEEICPSGISLKDIWISLRQDMVHSDAFPAKVNTIKENVLKSHNVFNEDNSERAEWVSDLDDPPEHGHIKEKADVVYFTGCVSSYFPMAQQIPMSLVSIFNAAGVDFTLLGEDEYCCGFPFLGAGLRDRVDEVIHHNMEAVKKKNATRVVFACPSCYRMWKEYYPPEFELYHVTQYIKKFLMDGRLKSKELNKTVTYHDPCDLGRGSREYDAPREILKSIPGIKFIEMKRNRADCACCGGGGNLEMIDAALSKEIAGAKIKEVLETGADTVVTSCQQCVRTMKSYVRLNKIKLDVLDIVELVSKALKQ; encoded by the coding sequence ATGGCGATAACAGATTATTCTCTGAAAGAGGTGGTTCAGGCAGATGCATGTACAAACTGCATGCTATGCGCTGAGGTCTGCCCTGCTGTATCTGCCACCAGTGATGGCAATCTTTCTGGGATATACAGGCTTCATACCCTTAACAGGCTGTTTCGCGCAAGGGCAGGGTTTTTAAAAAGGTTCTATAGAGGCGATCTGAATAAAGAGTTTCTAAAGGCATTTAGTGATACAGTATACCGGTGTACCCTCTGCGGCAGGTGTGAGGAGATATGTCCTTCAGGTATATCATTAAAGGATATATGGATATCCCTCAGGCAGGACATGGTACATTCGGATGCATTCCCGGCCAAGGTAAACACCATTAAAGAAAATGTCCTTAAAAGCCATAATGTCTTTAATGAGGATAACAGCGAAAGGGCAGAATGGGTGAGTGACCTTGATGACCCGCCTGAACATGGCCATATAAAAGAGAAGGCAGATGTGGTCTATTTTACCGGTTGTGTCTCTTCATATTTTCCAATGGCACAGCAGATACCCATGAGCCTCGTATCTATATTTAATGCAGCGGGTGTTGATTTTACGCTCTTAGGTGAGGATGAATACTGCTGCGGTTTTCCATTTCTTGGTGCAGGGCTTCGTGACAGGGTTGATGAGGTCATTCACCACAATATGGAGGCAGTAAAGAAAAAGAATGCGACCAGGGTTGTTTTTGCCTGCCCATCCTGTTACAGGATGTGGAAGGAGTATTATCCGCCAGAGTTTGAGCTTTACCACGTGACCCAGTATATCAAAAAATTTCTCATGGATGGTAGACTGAAGTCCAAAGAACTTAATAAGACAGTAACATACCATGATCCGTGTGACCTTGGCCGTGGAAGCAGGGAATATGATGCCCCTCGGGAGATATTAAAGTCTATTCCGGGTATCAAATTTATTGAGATGAAAAGGAACCGTGCAGACTGCGCCTGCTGCGGCGGAGGCGGAAACCTTGAGATGATAGATGCCGCCCTCTCTAAGGAGATAGCAGGGGCAAAGATAAAAGAGGTGCTTGAGACAGGTGCAGATACTGTAGTCACCTCATGCCAGCAGTGTGTGAGGACCATGAAGAGTTATGTGAGACTCAATAAGATAAAACTTGATGTGCTGGATATAGTTGAGCTTGTAAGTAAGGCATTGAAACAGTAG
- the gcvH gene encoding glycine cleavage system protein GcvH gives MEIEGYNFPDDLYYEKNHFWVKVEGDLLVMGMDDFAIKMAGEIVYVQLPEEGKELSAGKKFTKIESGKWLGKVYAPVDGELVESNEALEENATIINEDCYGKGWMFKIRPNNMDDINNLIHDPKDIEAWVLEDIAKYKEEQ, from the coding sequence ATGGAAATAGAGGGTTATAATTTTCCAGATGATCTTTACTACGAAAAAAATCATTTCTGGGTGAAGGTTGAAGGTGATCTACTGGTGATGGGTATGGATGATTTTGCAATAAAGATGGCAGGAGAAATCGTTTATGTCCAGCTCCCTGAAGAGGGTAAGGAGCTATCTGCCGGAAAAAAGTTTACCAAGATAGAATCAGGTAAATGGCTTGGCAAGGTCTATGCCCCTGTTGATGGTGAGTTAGTGGAATCAAATGAGGCGCTTGAAGAGAATGCCACCATCATCAATGAGGACTGTTACGGCAAGGGGTGGATGTTTAAGATCAGGCCGAACAATATGGATGATATAAATAACCTTATCCATGACCCAAAGGATATTGAGGCGTGGGTGCTGGAAGATATAGCAAAATATAAAGAAGAGCAGTAA
- a CDS encoding methyl-accepting chemotaxis protein — translation MKLKSLRNKLLLPTLLIVIIGMTVSTWVSYNKSEAALKDSIEAQVSEVSNGAINQLTSWLDVVRFDLEKIVQIPEVNGALDPDEAMAVQSRVYSGEMLSNEKRKSKYFDYIGVADLKGKVVTRSISEPIDPSAPVRNERLDYSSEDWFQKTVKGTPQISGGYKSELSSKVVFIYAVPAYRMDTVTLSMTEQIVGVLFAMVEIEYFTAKSIDQVKIGESGYTFLFDQTGVVIGHPEHENILTLDMKKYDFGRTMIEKKNGIIIYTYNNMEKIVSFKTDPVSGWAVNTGVNTKQVFEPITKIRNISILLLFCVVIFIAICMWILIGLTVVKPISAVVDGLKDIAEGEGDLTKTLAITSEDEVGELAKWFNTFMSKLRAIIADLGSNADSMTSSSVELSKLSGNLSEGADLTSAKSNTVASAAEEMSSNINSVAAASEQASTNMNLVATAAEEMTSTINEIAQNSEQARTITQDAVKQADDASTKIDELGRAAQEISKVTETITEISEQTNLLALNATIEAARAGEAGKGFAVVANEIKELARQTAEATQDIKDRIEGIQKSTSIAVKQVEGISKVINDVNEIVSTIATAVEEQSVTTREIAGNVAQASSGIQEVSENIAQSSSVSTEIARDIADVNQSSNDISNSSSQVDLSAQQLSKLAEQLKTLVGKFKI, via the coding sequence ATGAAGCTTAAGTCGTTACGGAACAAATTATTGCTGCCAACCCTTTTGATTGTAATTATCGGTATGACGGTATCAACGTGGGTCTCATACAATAAATCGGAGGCAGCGCTCAAGGATTCAATTGAGGCTCAGGTAAGCGAGGTCTCAAATGGGGCCATCAACCAGCTCACATCATGGCTCGATGTGGTGAGGTTTGATCTCGAAAAGATAGTCCAGATACCTGAGGTAAACGGAGCGCTTGATCCTGATGAGGCTATGGCGGTTCAATCAAGGGTCTATTCCGGTGAAATGCTCTCCAATGAAAAAAGGAAATCAAAATATTTTGACTATATCGGTGTTGCCGACCTTAAGGGGAAGGTTGTAACAAGGTCAATATCAGAGCCCATAGACCCTTCGGCCCCTGTAAGAAATGAAAGGCTTGATTACAGCAGCGAAGATTGGTTCCAGAAGACAGTAAAGGGCACACCTCAGATATCAGGAGGTTATAAAAGCGAGTTGTCCTCAAAGGTGGTATTTATTTATGCGGTGCCTGCCTACAGGATGGATACGGTAACTCTTTCCATGACCGAGCAGATTGTGGGTGTGCTTTTTGCTATGGTCGAAATTGAATATTTTACTGCCAAGAGCATAGACCAGGTAAAAATTGGTGAAAGTGGTTATACATTTCTCTTTGATCAGACCGGAGTAGTGATCGGACACCCAGAGCACGAGAATATCCTCACCCTTGATATGAAAAAATATGATTTTGGCAGGACGATGATTGAAAAGAAAAATGGCATTATCATTTATACCTACAATAATATGGAGAAGATTGTCTCCTTCAAGACTGACCCAGTTTCAGGGTGGGCAGTAAATACAGGCGTGAATACAAAACAGGTATTTGAACCAATAACAAAAATACGTAACATCAGTATACTTCTGCTCTTTTGTGTGGTTATTTTTATAGCCATCTGTATGTGGATATTAATAGGTTTGACTGTCGTAAAACCGATATCAGCAGTTGTTGACGGCCTCAAGGATATTGCAGAGGGAGAAGGAGACCTTACCAAGACCCTCGCAATTACCAGCGAAGATGAGGTAGGTGAACTGGCAAAATGGTTCAATACATTTATGTCAAAATTAAGGGCTATAATAGCAGATCTGGGCAGCAATGCGGATTCTATGACCAGCTCATCTGTTGAGCTTTCAAAGCTTTCAGGCAACCTTTCAGAGGGGGCTGATCTGACCTCTGCCAAATCAAATACAGTTGCATCAGCCGCTGAAGAGATGAGTTCAAACATTAATTCAGTTGCAGCAGCCAGCGAACAGGCCTCAACAAATATGAATCTGGTTGCTACTGCCGCTGAGGAGATGACCTCCACCATTAATGAAATTGCACAGAATTCTGAACAGGCACGCACAATCACCCAGGATGCTGTAAAACAGGCGGATGATGCATCAACAAAGATTGATGAACTTGGCAGGGCAGCCCAGGAGATAAGCAAGGTAACTGAGACAATTACCGAGATCTCAGAACAGACAAACCTTCTTGCTCTTAATGCCACCATCGAGGCAGCCAGGGCGGGTGAGGCAGGTAAGGGTTTTGCTGTTGTTGCAAACGAAATCAAGGAGCTTGCAAGGCAGACAGCCGAGGCCACCCAGGATATCAAGGACAGGATCGAAGGCATCCAGAAGTCTACCTCAATTGCAGTCAAACAGGTTGAGGGAATATCCAAGGTTATTAATGATGTTAATGAGATTGTTTCCACCATTGCAACAGCAGTGGAAGAGCAGTCCGTTACTACCAGGGAGATTGCCGGAAATGTTGCCCAGGCATCAAGCGGTATTCAGGAGGTATCTGAGAATATTGCCCAGAGTTCATCTGTTTCAACTGAGATTGCAAGGGATATAGCTGATGTGAATCAGTCATCAAACGATATATCGAACAGCAGTTCACAGGTGGATTTGAGTGCGCAGCAGCTTTCAAAACTGGCTGAACAGCTCAAGACGCTGGTTGGTAAATTCAAGATATAA
- the thiH gene encoding 2-iminoacetate synthase ThiH: MSFKEIYTQYDWDEIQKQIYMKDASHVEAALAKTGARSVEDLMALLSPAAAPFLEQMAGLSHELTQKRFGKTLQMYIPLYLSNKCSNNCLYCGFRNNNRIKRITLTMDQIMDEVKVIKSYGFDHVLLVTGESKKSAGIEYFEEVLRLIRPYFSHISMEVQPMEQTDYERLIRLGLNTVLVYQETYGKKYHEFHPGGMKSDFFYRLDTPDRICSAGIHKIGLGALLGLDDWRTDSWFTGFHLNYLKKRYWRTRFSVSFPRLRPATGIIEPRVIVTDRDLVQLICAYRIFDENLELSISTRESVRFRDNAIKIGITSISAGSRTEPGGYTADTGELEQFEINDSRSPDEIASMISGKGYEPVWKDWDIHYGI; encoded by the coding sequence ATGAGTTTTAAAGAGATATATACCCAGTATGACTGGGATGAGATACAAAAACAGATCTATATGAAGGATGCCTCTCATGTTGAAGCAGCCCTGGCAAAAACCGGGGCCCGCAGCGTGGAAGACCTTATGGCCCTTCTTTCACCTGCTGCTGCCCCCTTTCTTGAACAGATGGCAGGGTTGAGCCATGAACTTACTCAAAAGAGGTTTGGAAAGACCCTTCAGATGTATATCCCACTTTATCTATCCAATAAATGCAGCAACAACTGCCTCTATTGCGGATTCAGGAATAATAACAGGATAAAAAGAATCACCCTTACCATGGATCAGATAATGGATGAGGTAAAGGTTATAAAATCATATGGTTTTGACCATGTGCTCCTGGTCACCGGTGAATCTAAAAAGAGCGCGGGCATTGAATATTTTGAGGAGGTTCTCAGGCTTATCAGGCCATATTTCTCGCATATCTCTATGGAAGTTCAGCCAATGGAACAGACTGATTATGAGCGACTCATCAGGCTGGGGCTAAATACTGTGCTTGTATACCAGGAGACCTATGGTAAAAAGTATCATGAATTTCATCCGGGAGGTATGAAATCTGACTTTTTCTACCGGCTTGATACCCCTGACAGAATATGCAGCGCCGGTATACACAAGATAGGGCTTGGGGCCCTTTTAGGGCTTGATGACTGGAGGACAGACTCATGGTTTACAGGGTTTCATCTGAATTACCTTAAAAAGAGATACTGGCGGACCAGGTTCTCTGTCTCCTTTCCAAGGCTGAGGCCTGCTACAGGGATAATAGAGCCACGGGTTATTGTAACCGACAGGGATCTTGTCCAGTTGATATGTGCGTACAGGATCTTTGATGAAAACCTTGAACTCTCCATATCAACCAGGGAGTCTGTAAGGTTCAGGGATAATGCCATTAAGATAGGAATTACCTCCATAAGCGCCGGCTCCAGGACTGAACCGGGCGGATATACTGCTGATACCGGGGAACTTGAGCAGTTTGAGATCAATGACAGCCGTTCTCCTGATGAGATAGCCTCAATGATCAGCGGCAAGGGGTATGAACCTGTCTGGAAGGACTGGGATATCCATTATGGTATTTAA
- a CDS encoding thiazole synthase, with protein sequence MDELILAEKRFRSRLFVGTGKFSSNDMMGRAVSASGSELVTVALKRVDISDKEDDMINHLKLPGVNLLPNTSGVRTAKEALFAAELARESLETNWLKLEIHPDPRYLLPDHRETLKAAEELVKKGFIVLPYINADPVFCKQLEEAGVAAVMPLGSPIGSNSGLKTRAMLEIIIEESNIPVVVDAGIGAPSHAAEAMEMGADAVLVNTAIAVANDPVRMAEAFRLAVEAGRMAFMAKLGKKSANAVASSPLTSFLDD encoded by the coding sequence ATGGATGAATTGATACTTGCTGAAAAAAGGTTCCGCTCCAGGCTTTTTGTGGGTACTGGAAAGTTCAGCTCAAATGATATGATGGGCAGGGCCGTTTCTGCATCAGGTTCGGAACTGGTGACTGTTGCCCTTAAAAGGGTGGATATTAGTGACAAAGAAGATGACATGATCAACCACCTGAAACTTCCGGGTGTCAATCTACTGCCAAACACTTCAGGTGTAAGGACGGCAAAGGAGGCCCTGTTTGCGGCAGAGCTTGCAAGGGAGTCCCTTGAGACAAACTGGTTAAAACTGGAGATACACCCTGATCCAAGATACCTCTTGCCTGATCACAGGGAAACCTTAAAGGCTGCAGAAGAGTTGGTAAAAAAGGGATTTATTGTGCTCCCCTATATCAATGCAGACCCTGTATTCTGCAAGCAGCTGGAAGAAGCTGGTGTTGCTGCAGTAATGCCTCTTGGTTCACCCATTGGGAGTAATTCCGGGTTAAAGACAAGGGCAATGCTTGAGATAATTATAGAGGAGAGCAATATCCCGGTTGTGGTTGATGCGGGGATAGGTGCGCCATCACATGCAGCCGAGGCAATGGAGATGGGGGCTGATGCAGTGCTTGTCAATACCGCTATTGCAGTAGCCAATGACCCTGTCCGGATGGCAGAAGCATTCAGGCTCGCTGTGGAGGCGGGTAGAATGGCCTTCATGGCAAAGCTTGGAAAAAAGTCAGCGAATGCAGTTGCCAGCAGCCCTTTGACCTCATTTCTTGATGATTAG